Proteins encoded within one genomic window of Fuerstiella sp.:
- a CDS encoding HTTM domain-containing protein, translated as MNRPRQKEASLRDAISDFFFDEQVPVGAALTRVFLPLMALLPMLMRFPRVRELYSSDGTPVQMFELFGNGQVLPVPGPGLAVMLYSLMVFCLMCGVVGWKTRLSLAVGTALYVYFNLMDGIGTMTKYSVIAGHLLMLLTLSPCGRMWSVDEWLRQRKNGAVPVVPQAFPVWSVRLMQLLFAYVYFGAAITKIQTDAFFSGEQMRYWMLSNWNYENPVGELLAMWPPVLLVSAYLTVVWEILFGVLVWNRRLRVPMLAIGAVFHLGTWLLLGLYIFPAVCLSGYLCFVTTEDVVRVRRWLKSRGWQVTRLRNTALRTQMPSAVPSGIAWFIAAGLFAVGTVEAEYRLDLYGVRGESGMMPLTEIQRERAIALISGETPLREKDKFFSFQIGNTSFGGQLANRREVFEYGDVVIAECNLNPPHEDMWVECVLEDEDEHKLDTVGQVITREMLRGQFTYLLGNRLSPGRYSMVLRSAGHEISRRGFSLTGEPPVCKMDTDVFGN; from the coding sequence ATGAATCGTCCACGACAGAAAGAGGCCAGTCTGCGGGATGCGATATCGGATTTCTTCTTCGACGAGCAGGTGCCGGTGGGAGCCGCTCTCACACGTGTCTTTTTACCGCTGATGGCACTACTGCCCATGCTGATGCGGTTTCCTCGCGTACGTGAACTGTATTCTTCGGACGGTACACCTGTGCAGATGTTTGAGTTGTTCGGTAACGGACAAGTGCTTCCGGTCCCAGGCCCCGGACTGGCTGTCATGCTCTATTCGCTCATGGTGTTTTGTCTGATGTGTGGAGTTGTGGGATGGAAAACCCGCCTCTCGCTCGCTGTCGGAACGGCTTTGTATGTGTACTTCAATCTGATGGATGGGATTGGCACTATGACGAAGTACAGTGTGATCGCAGGACACTTACTGATGCTGCTGACACTGTCGCCTTGTGGCCGAATGTGGTCCGTCGATGAGTGGCTGAGACAGCGGAAAAATGGCGCCGTGCCGGTCGTACCACAGGCGTTTCCGGTGTGGTCCGTTCGGCTTATGCAGTTGCTGTTTGCATACGTTTATTTTGGAGCCGCAATTACAAAAATTCAGACGGACGCTTTCTTCAGCGGAGAGCAGATGAGGTACTGGATGCTTAGTAACTGGAATTACGAAAATCCGGTTGGAGAACTTTTGGCGATGTGGCCTCCCGTGCTGCTGGTCAGTGCATACCTGACGGTGGTCTGGGAGATTTTGTTCGGAGTTCTTGTGTGGAACCGGCGATTGCGTGTGCCGATGCTGGCTATAGGCGCTGTGTTTCATCTTGGTACCTGGCTTCTTCTCGGTCTGTATATTTTTCCGGCGGTTTGTCTTTCCGGCTACCTGTGTTTTGTTACTACCGAAGACGTGGTCAGGGTTCGGCGCTGGTTAAAATCCCGAGGCTGGCAGGTGACCAGGCTGAGAAACACGGCTCTTCGAACACAAATGCCGTCAGCCGTTCCCTCTGGTATTGCCTGGTTTATTGCGGCCGGACTGTTTGCAGTTGGCACCGTGGAAGCGGAATACCGTCTGGATCTTTATGGAGTCCGGGGCGAATCGGGAATGATGCCTCTCACAGAAATACAGCGTGAACGGGCTATTGCTTTGATCAGCGGTGAGACTCCCCTGCGTGAGAAAGACAAATTCTTTTCATTTCAGATTGGAAATACTTCGTTTGGAGGCCAGCTGGCAAATCGTCGGGAAGTTTTTGAGTACGGTGATGTTGTGATTGCCGAGTGCAATCTGAATCCACCTCATGAAGATATGTGGGTCGAATGTGTCCTGGAAGATGAAGACGAACACAAGCTTGATACAGTCGGACAGGTGATCACACGGGAGATGCTGCGGGGGCAATTTACCTACCTGCTCGGTAATCGACTCTCCCCAGGCCGGTATTCAATGGTTCTTCGCAGTGCCGGTCATGAAATCAGCCGGCGCGGGTTCTCGCTCACCGGCGAGCCGCCGGTGTGTAAAATGGATACCGACGTATTCGGCAACTGA
- a CDS encoding CehA/McbA family metallohydrolase: MFRKHHSVASIAALNVLITLSTLRGQELTTVRKVDRQPLMASVRRVEEALKFAGAPLSESIRKRLNEIDRMQQDRRAVRELQKLLDPLCVAEVHINPESRVKVAPGPVKKELMQHGWRAFLVKVRNEAGINPELIADSPQAAPVYMRGTSPRQRPATVDKLVDASEIPDRFLDLSMLKRQPMKGTLSGLELEYQILMISSRDTGKREAALSFNVGQGTQDIGFRNAVPILFNCIPAVAVRLQVLDFDGNPTTASFVVKDDQERIYPNVAKRLAPDFFFHEQVYRADGETLLLPPGEYTVNTARGPEYLPVTKHITVPDTPTHTEVFRLERWIHAAKHNWFSGDHHVHAAGCSHYDSPTEGVGPEAMMRHILGEDLNVGCVLSWGPCWYTQKEFFEGQVHTLSTPDNLMRYDVEVSGFPSSHAGHLCLLNLNDDDYPGTESLEEWPSWTYPVLKWTKDQGGVAGYSHSGWGLSLPDIMPNGDREFSGQKYGGAAAGWKGKCANQLPDYAMPRFNGIGANEYVVTTALGVCDFISAVDTPVIWELNVWYHTLNCGMTSRISGETDFPCIYGERVGLGRIYVKLKDEELTYETWVDGLRDGRSYCCDGLSHLMNFKVNDLNVGEQGPGGVASRLDLDGPQTVQVTFDAAAMLQESVTSETEAIRSRRLDEKPYWHVERARIGNTRTVPVEIIVNGEVVSTTELVADGHIQAVSVPVELEESSWVAVRILASCHTNPVFVHIDGMSIRANRRSAEWCVEAVETCWNSKKDRIREEERSEAQNAYNRATAIYRQILTESSK; encoded by the coding sequence ATGTTCCGAAAACACCACTCTGTCGCGAGCATCGCAGCTCTCAACGTACTGATAACTCTGTCCACATTGAGAGGACAGGAATTAACAACCGTGCGGAAGGTCGATCGACAGCCGCTGATGGCATCAGTCCGCCGAGTCGAAGAAGCACTGAAGTTTGCCGGGGCACCGCTCAGCGAAAGCATCAGAAAACGATTAAATGAAATCGATCGAATGCAACAGGATCGTCGGGCCGTGCGCGAACTGCAGAAACTACTGGATCCACTATGCGTTGCCGAGGTTCACATTAATCCGGAGAGTCGAGTAAAGGTCGCCCCCGGACCGGTAAAAAAAGAATTGATGCAGCATGGATGGCGAGCATTTCTGGTTAAGGTGCGCAACGAAGCAGGAATCAATCCGGAGCTGATCGCTGACAGCCCGCAGGCTGCTCCGGTGTACATGAGAGGAACGTCCCCGCGGCAGCGACCGGCGACTGTGGACAAGCTCGTCGATGCCAGTGAGATTCCGGATCGATTCCTGGACCTGTCAATGTTAAAGCGTCAGCCCATGAAAGGAACACTTTCGGGCCTCGAACTGGAATATCAGATCCTGATGATCTCCAGCCGTGATACCGGAAAACGTGAGGCAGCGCTGTCCTTCAACGTTGGGCAGGGAACTCAGGATATTGGATTCCGAAATGCGGTCCCGATTCTGTTTAATTGTATACCTGCTGTTGCTGTCAGGCTGCAGGTACTTGATTTTGACGGCAATCCGACCACAGCCTCCTTTGTCGTGAAAGACGACCAGGAACGCATCTATCCGAATGTCGCCAAACGTCTGGCACCGGACTTCTTTTTTCACGAGCAGGTTTATCGCGCTGATGGCGAGACACTCCTGTTACCGCCCGGCGAATACACAGTTAATACTGCTCGCGGCCCGGAATACCTGCCTGTAACAAAACATATCACCGTACCGGATACACCAACGCACACCGAAGTGTTTCGACTGGAACGATGGATTCATGCTGCGAAGCACAACTGGTTTTCCGGTGATCATCATGTACATGCCGCCGGATGCTCTCACTACGACAGCCCAACCGAAGGGGTGGGCCCTGAAGCCATGATGCGTCACATTCTGGGGGAAGACCTGAATGTTGGTTGTGTTTTGAGCTGGGGACCCTGCTGGTATACACAAAAGGAGTTCTTTGAGGGACAAGTGCACACCCTGTCGACGCCCGACAACCTTATGCGATACGACGTCGAGGTCAGTGGGTTTCCCTCTTCGCATGCCGGACACCTGTGTTTACTGAACCTTAACGATGACGACTATCCCGGAACCGAATCCCTGGAAGAATGGCCCAGCTGGACGTATCCGGTGCTCAAGTGGACGAAGGATCAGGGGGGCGTAGCCGGATACAGTCACAGTGGCTGGGGACTGAGCCTGCCCGATATCATGCCCAACGGTGATCGAGAGTTTTCCGGTCAAAAATACGGTGGAGCAGCAGCGGGCTGGAAGGGAAAATGCGCCAATCAGCTGCCAGACTACGCAATGCCGCGATTTAACGGGATAGGGGCAAACGAATATGTCGTCACCACAGCTCTGGGCGTGTGTGACTTTATTTCAGCAGTGGACACACCGGTCATTTGGGAACTCAATGTGTGGTACCACACACTCAACTGCGGCATGACCAGTCGAATCAGCGGTGAGACGGACTTCCCCTGCATTTATGGCGAGCGTGTTGGACTCGGACGGATCTACGTCAAGCTCAAAGATGAGGAACTGACTTACGAAACCTGGGTGGACGGACTCCGCGACGGACGCAGCTACTGCTGCGATGGCCTAAGTCATCTGATGAATTTCAAAGTCAATGATCTGAATGTGGGAGAACAGGGACCCGGCGGTGTTGCCAGTCGCCTGGATCTCGATGGACCTCAAACGGTGCAGGTAACATTCGACGCAGCGGCGATGCTGCAGGAGTCTGTGACATCGGAAACGGAAGCGATCCGCAGTCGTCGGCTGGACGAAAAACCATACTGGCATGTGGAACGAGCACGCATCGGTAACACCCGGACCGTTCCGGTCGAGATTATCGTTAACGGTGAAGTCGTATCGACAACGGAATTGGTTGCAGATGGACACATCCAAGCAGTGTCAGTGCCCGTTGAGCTGGAGGAGTCCTCGTGGGTTGCTGTCAGAATTCTGGCATCCTGTCACACCAATCCCGTATTCGTACATATTGACGGAATGTCGATTCGCGCAAATCGCCGAAGTGCCGAATGGTGTGTTGAAGCCGTCGAAACATGCTGGAATTCCAAGAAGGATCGCATTCGGGAAGAAGAGCGATCAGAAGCGCAGAATGCATACAATCGCGCGACAGCCATTTACAGACAAATCCTGACCGAATCCTCAAAGTAA
- a CDS encoding Gfo/Idh/MocA family oxidoreductase — MSRTYRVGIIGSTGKGNYGHAVDVAFTNLANVNIAAVADPDNAGRAEAQNRTGATKAYADYREMLDREMPDLVAICPRWVDQRHDMLLASAEAGCHVYMEKPFCRTLAESDDMVRALEMRHLKLGIAHVSQYSPVLDTVLSLIRNGEIGELLEVRGRGKEDRRGGGEDLWVLGSHVFGLMRSIGGGHPLSCTATVQSKGHAVTRADVVEGAEGIGLLAGDHVQARYEFSNGVFGHFASRKAAAGKPTRFGIQIFGSKGIIEMYSGYLAPAYILRDSSWSPGRTGSQWETITSAGIGKPEPRPDGSYKGGHIAAIKDLIESVENERPTKCSAEDCRGIVEMIAGIYESHRVGGPVDFPLTTRENPLALL; from the coding sequence ATGTCACGCACCTACCGCGTCGGAATCATTGGCAGCACAGGTAAAGGCAACTACGGCCACGCGGTTGACGTTGCGTTTACCAATCTGGCCAATGTGAACATAGCTGCGGTCGCAGATCCCGATAACGCCGGTCGCGCCGAGGCCCAAAACCGCACAGGTGCGACAAAGGCATACGCCGATTACCGAGAGATGCTGGACCGTGAAATGCCGGACCTGGTTGCCATTTGTCCTCGATGGGTCGATCAGCGCCACGACATGTTACTGGCATCCGCCGAGGCCGGATGTCATGTCTACATGGAAAAGCCTTTTTGTCGAACACTGGCAGAATCAGATGACATGGTACGTGCACTGGAAATGCGGCATCTGAAACTGGGAATCGCCCATGTCTCACAGTATTCACCGGTACTCGACACTGTTTTGTCTCTGATCAGGAACGGGGAAATCGGAGAACTGCTTGAGGTCCGAGGTCGCGGCAAAGAGGATCGCCGAGGAGGTGGAGAAGACCTGTGGGTATTGGGATCACACGTCTTCGGGCTGATGCGAAGCATTGGCGGTGGTCACCCGTTGTCATGCACCGCCACCGTGCAGAGCAAAGGTCATGCAGTCACCCGTGCTGATGTTGTCGAGGGCGCTGAAGGTATCGGCTTGCTGGCTGGTGATCACGTACAGGCACGCTATGAATTTTCAAACGGGGTTTTCGGGCATTTCGCGTCCAGAAAAGCTGCTGCCGGCAAACCGACACGGTTCGGAATACAGATCTTCGGATCCAAAGGAATTATCGAAATGTACAGCGGTTATCTGGCTCCTGCTTACATTTTACGTGACAGCAGCTGGTCTCCCGGCAGAACCGGCAGTCAGTGGGAAACCATCACATCAGCCGGTATTGGCAAACCAGAGCCTCGCCCGGATGGTTCATACAAGGGCGGTCACATAGCAGCAATCAAAGATCTGATCGAAAGCGTTGAAAACGAACGCCCGACCAAATGTTCAGCGGAAGACTGCCGGGGAATCGTGGAGATGATTGCAGGCATCTACGAGTCCCATCGGGTTGGCGGTCCTGTCGACTTTCCGTTGACCACACGAGAAAACCCGCTGGCACTTCTCTGA
- a CDS encoding YbdK family carboxylate-amine ligase codes for MTPIRFTANSFPTIGVEIELQLVDAETGELRSVIDEVMSRLPESARMFVKPELMQSYLEINSGVCRTVAEVGEDLSRKVNTVLSAIDPLNLKLLWAGTHPFSSWREQNVTIDDRYYRLVELMQDVARRLVTFGLHVHVGVDTGDKAIMICDRMMRHLPLLLALSSNSPFWEGRSTGLHSNRSKIMEGLPTAGLPHQMRNWSEYVWLVNHLVDTGFINTIREIWWDIRPHHQFGTVEIRVCDMPPGLDQVKSITALVQCLVHAISNEIDQGTFQSEYHPMMVQQNKWRATRYGAEASLVSTRDFKPRSVQRVVIDLVDELLPIAEGLNCTNELMGVRSLSENTGAIQQLRIFEETGSRRQVVRQMLTD; via the coding sequence ATGACTCCAATTCGATTCACTGCCAACAGCTTCCCCACGATCGGTGTGGAAATTGAGCTGCAGCTTGTTGATGCCGAAACGGGTGAGCTTCGCAGTGTGATTGATGAGGTCATGTCTCGGCTGCCGGAATCTGCCCGGATGTTCGTCAAACCGGAACTGATGCAGTCGTATCTGGAAATCAATTCCGGTGTCTGTCGTACCGTTGCGGAAGTCGGGGAGGATCTCAGCAGAAAAGTAAATACGGTGCTGTCTGCAATCGATCCACTGAATTTAAAACTGCTGTGGGCAGGGACTCACCCGTTTTCGTCCTGGCGTGAACAAAACGTCACAATCGACGACCGCTATTATCGTCTGGTGGAACTGATGCAGGATGTTGCAAGGCGTCTTGTAACTTTTGGGCTGCATGTGCACGTAGGTGTGGATACCGGTGACAAAGCAATCATGATCTGCGATCGGATGATGCGTCATTTGCCGTTGCTACTGGCGTTGTCCTCCAATTCTCCGTTCTGGGAAGGACGCAGTACGGGCCTGCATTCCAATCGTTCCAAAATCATGGAAGGACTGCCCACAGCCGGATTGCCTCATCAGATGCGCAACTGGTCTGAATACGTATGGCTGGTCAATCACCTGGTCGATACCGGATTCATCAACACAATCAGGGAAATCTGGTGGGATATCCGACCGCACCATCAGTTTGGCACAGTGGAGATTCGTGTCTGTGACATGCCTCCCGGCCTGGATCAGGTGAAGTCCATCACGGCGCTGGTACAGTGTCTGGTTCACGCGATCTCCAACGAGATCGATCAAGGCACGTTTCAGTCCGAATACCACCCGATGATGGTGCAGCAGAATAAATGGCGTGCAACCCGCTACGGCGCGGAGGCAAGCCTGGTCAGTACACGGGATTTTAAACCTCGCTCTGTACAAAGGGTGGTTATAGATCTGGTCGATGAACTGCTGCCCATTGCAGAGGGCCTCAACTGTACAAATGAACTAATGGGCGTCAGATCACTGTCGGAGAACACCGGGGCAATCCAGCAGTTGCGGATCTTCGAGGAAACCGGCAGCCGTCGCCAGGTCGTGCGACAGATGCTCACCGACTAA
- a CDS encoding 6-carboxytetrahydropterin synthase, which produces MIIEKQYKFYAAHRNETLRDKCSNIHGHRYGLKLHFEVERDGDISTLFGDFDAKIEPWLRQQYDHGMLINRHDPLYAILQQYCRTSGEDLRFKVIDGATSVENLAWTMFSEVTEMGFRLARLEIQETDTSNFLYTRDDWTQDNRHFAERQHSATASQM; this is translated from the coding sequence GTGATTATCGAAAAACAATACAAGTTCTATGCTGCTCACCGCAACGAAACTCTGCGCGACAAATGCAGCAATATCCATGGTCATCGTTACGGTTTGAAGCTGCATTTTGAAGTAGAGCGAGACGGCGATATCAGCACGTTGTTCGGGGATTTTGATGCAAAAATTGAACCCTGGCTCAGACAGCAGTATGACCATGGAATGCTGATCAACCGGCATGATCCACTTTACGCTATTCTTCAGCAGTACTGCCGGACTTCCGGTGAGGATCTGCGGTTCAAGGTCATCGACGGTGCCACCAGCGTTGAGAATCTGGCATGGACCATGTTCAGTGAGGTCACTGAAATGGGTTTTCGCCTGGCACGCCTGGAGATCCAGGAAACCGACACCTCCAATTTCCTGTATACCCGTGATGACTGGACCCAGGACAATCGACACTTCGCAGAACGGCAGCACTCGGCAACAGCTTCGCAGATGTGA
- a CDS encoding alpha/beta hydrolase-fold protein, giving the protein MFRSVGKFFRSSFARSVYTSGEWSTVDLDQRRIDIYRPADGNCIGCVLFLHGHGGIGLSDNCVFSQLFLEHKLMAVCPHGGQSWWLDRICPEFDTEVTPMHWLRRSVVPYITSQWEIETPKIALLGVSMGGQGVLQLAYRYAREFPVIAAISPAIDFHQLHGLGLPLDCMFASTEDARQETVVLNLHPLAWPRHQFLCCDPQDTDWFDGCARLAMKLSSSGIMHERDFDTSAGGHSWAYFNHMAPAAIEHIVKGLRAD; this is encoded by the coding sequence ATGTTTCGATCCGTTGGAAAATTTTTCAGATCGAGTTTTGCCCGATCGGTCTATACGTCCGGTGAGTGGTCCACTGTGGATCTGGACCAACGCCGGATCGATATCTATCGACCCGCCGATGGAAACTGCATCGGCTGCGTGCTTTTTCTGCACGGTCATGGTGGAATTGGACTCAGTGACAATTGCGTGTTCTCGCAGCTGTTTCTGGAACACAAGCTGATGGCCGTTTGCCCTCACGGCGGGCAGTCGTGGTGGCTTGACCGAATCTGCCCCGAATTTGACACAGAGGTCACTCCCATGCACTGGCTGCGAAGATCCGTGGTGCCGTACATTACGTCACAATGGGAGATCGAAACACCAAAAATTGCTCTGCTGGGAGTCAGTATGGGTGGTCAGGGTGTTCTGCAGCTGGCATATCGTTACGCTCGGGAATTCCCCGTGATTGCTGCGATCTCGCCGGCCATCGATTTTCACCAGCTGCATGGTCTTGGTTTACCTCTGGACTGCATGTTTGCCTCGACGGAAGATGCCCGTCAGGAAACCGTTGTACTGAATCTGCATCCCCTAGCCTGGCCACGCCATCAGTTCCTGTGTTGTGATCCGCAGGATACCGACTGGTTTGACGGATGTGCACGACTTGCAATGAAACTGTCATCGTCGGGGATCATGCACGAACGTGATTTCGACACGTCGGCGGGAGGACATTCATGGGCTTACTTCAACCACATGGCACCTGCTGCGATTGAACACATTGTGAAGGGACTGCGTGCAGATTGA
- the rlmB gene encoding 23S rRNA (guanosine(2251)-2'-O)-methyltransferase RlmB produces the protein MSDKRRSRRKQLDASHQRNWLIGRHAVTEVLKANVWPLRRLCSTSEFRAEMQEVLPSFAEHGLGEPIIEQVTAERLTQLCGSRHHQGVAVQMGPFPYLDLVSLARRLDERNESQSLSPLIVILDRIQDAHNLGAILRTCEAMAADAVIIGKAQQVGVTPQVARASAGAVSHIPVVRVDTLQNAVDLLRNAGMQILAASEKSPVSVWSVDTSLPTGLIIGSEAQGINQSLLKLCDRQISIPLCGRVGSLNAAVAAGMLLYELRRKKL, from the coding sequence ATGTCGGACAAACGTCGGTCACGTCGAAAACAACTGGACGCCAGCCACCAGCGCAACTGGCTCATTGGTCGACATGCCGTCACTGAAGTGTTGAAAGCAAACGTATGGCCGTTGAGACGCTTGTGTTCGACTTCCGAGTTCCGGGCAGAAATGCAGGAAGTTTTGCCATCGTTTGCGGAACATGGACTCGGTGAACCCATCATTGAACAGGTCACCGCGGAACGACTCACACAACTTTGTGGCAGCCGACATCATCAGGGTGTCGCGGTTCAAATGGGGCCATTTCCGTATCTCGATCTGGTCAGTCTGGCGCGACGACTGGACGAACGCAACGAGTCACAGTCCCTGTCTCCTCTGATTGTGATTTTGGACCGCATTCAGGACGCCCATAACCTGGGAGCCATTCTTCGGACGTGTGAAGCAATGGCTGCGGATGCTGTCATTATCGGTAAAGCACAGCAGGTCGGTGTGACGCCTCAGGTTGCTCGTGCGTCCGCCGGAGCCGTCAGTCACATTCCTGTTGTACGAGTTGACACACTGCAGAATGCGGTTGATCTGCTCAGAAATGCGGGGATGCAGATACTGGCCGCAAGTGAAAAGTCACCCGTATCCGTTTGGAGTGTCGACACATCGCTTCCAACGGGGCTAATCATTGGAAGTGAGGCTCAGGGGATTAACCAATCACTGCTCAAACTTTGTGATCGGCAGATCAGCATACCTTTGTGTGGACGTGTCGGATCATTGAACGCTGCCGTAGCTGCCGGAATGCTTCTTTACGAATTGCGACGGAAAAAACTCTGA
- a CDS encoding trypsin-like peptidase domain-containing protein, with product MKQAMVSFVFGLSGALWAMWLVNPTNQNVVHAQRLTHFTDPLSKTEQSVPRYNADGLTNEEAVNAFVYSRNNRGVVNITTRTVRNDGLFLFESSSEGAGSGAIIDKAGHVLTNYHVVEDARQVKVTLYDGKTYVAALVGADPVNDTAVIKIDASPETLFPIELGDSGQLKVGMRVFAIGNPFGLERTMTTGIISSLNRSLQITRDRSIKSIIQVDAAVNPGNSGGPLLDSHGRLIGVNTAIASHTGQNSGIGFAIPASLINRVVPQLIRHGRVIRPDIGIQVVYETDDGLLVIHLTPGGPAEQAGLRGPRVTRERRGPIVIERTDRSAADMIVAVDGQPIRTADEFLGYIESNKPGDRVIVTVIRGSSRLDIPVHLDETQS from the coding sequence ATGAAACAGGCGATGGTTTCGTTTGTTTTCGGACTATCCGGGGCATTGTGGGCCATGTGGTTGGTTAATCCGACAAATCAAAATGTGGTTCACGCACAGCGATTGACACACTTCACAGATCCGTTGAGCAAGACAGAGCAGAGCGTACCACGATATAACGCCGACGGACTCACGAACGAAGAGGCAGTAAATGCGTTTGTCTACAGTCGGAACAACCGAGGAGTTGTCAATATCACCACTCGTACCGTCCGAAATGACGGTCTGTTTTTATTTGAAAGCAGTTCGGAAGGAGCCGGATCCGGTGCGATCATTGACAAGGCCGGTCATGTGTTGACCAATTATCATGTGGTTGAAGATGCGCGTCAGGTGAAAGTGACATTGTATGACGGCAAAACGTATGTCGCTGCGCTTGTTGGTGCTGATCCGGTGAACGATACGGCTGTCATAAAAATTGACGCATCGCCTGAGACACTGTTTCCGATTGAACTGGGTGATTCCGGCCAACTCAAAGTCGGAATGAGGGTGTTTGCTATTGGTAATCCGTTTGGACTTGAACGGACGATGACTACCGGAATCATTTCGAGCCTTAATCGCTCATTGCAGATCACTCGAGACCGGTCTATCAAATCCATTATTCAGGTTGATGCAGCGGTCAATCCCGGAAATTCGGGTGGACCACTGCTCGATTCGCACGGTCGTCTGATTGGCGTCAACACGGCCATCGCCAGCCATACCGGGCAAAATTCGGGCATCGGTTTCGCGATTCCCGCCAGTCTGATTAACCGTGTCGTTCCACAACTGATCCGCCACGGCCGAGTGATTCGCCCGGATATCGGTATCCAGGTTGTGTACGAAACGGATGATGGGCTGCTGGTGATTCATTTGACACCAGGAGGCCCTGCCGAACAGGCAGGTCTGCGTGGTCCTCGTGTTACACGGGAACGCCGCGGACCTATTGTGATCGAAAGAACAGACCGTTCAGCGGCCGACATGATTGTGGCTGTCGACGGGCAGCCGATCAGAACCGCGGATGAGTTCCTTGGGTATATCGAATCGAACAAACCTGGTGATCGTGTGATTGTGACGGTCATTCGTGGATCATCCAGGCTCGACATCCCAGTGCATCTTGACGAGACACAGTCCTGA